The Streptomyces sp. cg36 genomic interval CGGCGGCGCTCACGGCCGAGGGCACCCTGCTCACCACGGCGGGCGGCGGCCTCCAGGCGTTCGACCTCGCCTCCACCGCCCAGCGCTGGCAGCGCGGCAAGGGCCGCACGCTCTACGCGACGCCCGAGCCGGGCAAGGGCGTGGTGTACGCGCCGGACAACGGCACCCGGCTGGCCGCGCTCGACACGGCGGACGGCAAGGAGCGGTGGGTGGGCGCCACGGACCTGGCGCTGACCGGCCCGGTGGACACCCGCGCGACGGTGAGCGCCTCCGGCCGTACGGTCCTGGCGCTCGACCCGTTCCAGGTCACGGCGTTCGACGCGGCCTCCGGCGAGCGGCTGTGGAAGTTCCAGGACGCGGGCACCAAGGAGACCTCGCCCGACCGGGGCGTCTACCGGGCCGTGGTGGCGGGCGCCGACACCGTGGTGGTGTGGCACGGGACGACGCTGTACGCGCTGCCGGTCGCGTAGGGCGGGCCCCGGCAGCAGGTCGCGGCGGCGGACGCAAGCGGCCTCACCGGGCTGCCTCCGTACGGGGGACGGATTTGCACCGTTCATCCATCTCCGCAGGCTTTCCCCCGTTTCACCGTGCCACCATCCGACCGGAGGTGAGCACGTGTCAGACAGAACTCCGCGCTCGGTGTGCGCGACCGCGCTCGTGGTGGCGGCGCTGGTGTCGGCCGTCCCGGCGGCGCACGCCGCGCCCGCTCCGCCCGACGGCTCGGTCGCCACGCTGCTGACGCAGTTGCAGACGCTCTACCGGCAGGCCGAGGAGGCGTCCGAGACGTACAACGCGGCCGAGGAGCGGCTCAAGGTGCGCCGGGCCGACGAGAAGAAGGTGGCGGCCGGTCTCGCCCGGGCGCGCACCGCGCTGGCCGAGAGCCGCCGGGCGGCCGGCCGGCTGGCGCGCGAGCAGTACCAGGGCCGCTCCGAACTCTCCACGTACCTCCAGCTGTTGCTGGCCCGGGATCCGCAGGGGGCGCTCGACCAGGGCCATCTGCTGCGCCGCGCGGCCGACGAGCGCCGGGTGACCCTGGCGCGGCTGGCCCGCAGCGAGCAGCAGGCCGACGGGCTGGCGCGGGCGGCCCGCAAGGCGCTGGACGAGCAGACGGTGCTGGCCGCGCGGCAGCGCACGGCGCGGGACGAGGTGCGGGCGCGGCTGAAGGACGTGGAGGGCCTGCTCGCCTCGCTGAGCCTGGACCAGCTGGCCGAGCTCGCCCGGCTGGAGGGCGAGGGCACCGCGAAGGCCCAGCGGGAGCTGCTGGCGACGGGGGCGCTCAGCGGGGTGCGGGCACCGTCCGAGGAGGGCGAGCAGGCCCTGCGGTACGCGGTGGGCCAGCTCGGCAAGCCGTACGTCTGGGGGGCCGAGGGGCCGGGCTCCTACGACTGCTCGGGCCTCACCTCCCAGGCGTGGGCGCACGCGGGCCGCGCCATCCCGCGCACCAGCCAGGAGCAGTGGGCCGAGCTGCCCCGGGTGCCGCTGCGGTCGCTGCGGCCGGGGGACCTGGTGGTGTACTTCCCGAAGGCCACGCACGTGGCGATGTACCTGGGCGACGGTCTGGTCGTGCAGGCGCCCCGCCCGGGGGCCCGCGTCAAGGTCTCCCCGATCGCCGCCAACCCGCTGCTCGGCGCGGTCCGCCCGGACCCGACGGCCGGACCGCTGAGCACCTACCGCCCCCCGAAGCTCCCGCCGGGCGCGACGGGCGACGGCCCGGACACCGGCAACGACACGGAGACCGCGCCGGAGGTCTAGGCGCGGGAGGGGCGGGTGACGGGTGCGGGTCGTCAGGCGTCGGAGGGCTGGGCCCCGGCCGCCTCGGCGACCTCCGCCAGGTACGCCTTCGCCTTCTCCTCCTCGAAGAAGAAGTTCTCGAAGTCGGCCGGGTCGTCGAAGCCGTTGGCGAAGCGGTCGGCGACCGGCTGGAGGCCGCCCGCCGCGCCGATCAGCTGCAGGACGTGCTCCGGCGGCACCCCGAGCATGGCGTTGGTCCACTTCACGACCGGCCCGGCCGTCTCCCAGTAGCGCTCGAAGGTGGCGTGCATCCACGCCTCGTCGAACGCGCCGTCCCCGTGCTCCTCGATCGACGCGAGGTAGGAAGCGGCGCACTTGGAGGCCGAGTTGGAGCCCTGGCCGGTGATCGGGTCATTGGCGACGACCACGTCGGCCACGCCCAGGACCAGGCCGCCGCCGGGCAGCCGGCCGACGGGGTTGCGGACGGTGGGCGCGTACCGGCCCGCCAGGGTGCCGCCCGCGTCGGTGAGTTCGACCTTGGTGGCGCGCGCGTACTCCCACGGCGTGAAGCGCTCCATCAGCTCCAGGGTCAGCGAGAGGTGCTCGCCCGGGTCGCTCACGCCCTGGAAGACGTCCAGCGGGCCGCCGGGCACGCCCTCCCAGAAGAGGATGTCCGCCCGGCCCGAGGTGGTCAGCGTCGGCATCACGAACAGCTCGCCGACCCCGGGCACCAGGTTGCAGCGCACCGCGTCGAAGTCGGGGTGCTCCGGGCGCGGCTGGAGCCCGTGCACGTACGCCACGGCGAGCGCCCGCTGCGGCTCGGCGTACGGGGAGCGCGCGGCGTCGCGGGCGAACATCGAGACCAGCTCGCCCTTGCCCGCCGACACCAGCACCAGGTCGTAGGTGCGGGCGAAGAAGTCCAGGTCGGAGACGGCCGCGCCGTGGATGACCAGCTGACCGCCGCGCTGGGCGAACGTCTCCATCCAGCCCGCCATCTTGACCCGCTGGTCGACCGACTGCGCGAACCCGTCCAGGCGGCCGACCCAGTCGACGGCGCGGGAGGAGTCGGGGGCGGCCACCGAGACGCCGACGCCCTCGATGCGCGGCGCCTGCGACTCCCAGAAGTTCAGGCCCAGGTCCCGCTCGTGCTGGAGCGCGGTGTGGAACATGCACTGCGTCG includes:
- a CDS encoding NlpC/P60 family protein, whose product is MSDRTPRSVCATALVVAALVSAVPAAHAAPAPPDGSVATLLTQLQTLYRQAEEASETYNAAEERLKVRRADEKKVAAGLARARTALAESRRAAGRLAREQYQGRSELSTYLQLLLARDPQGALDQGHLLRRAADERRVTLARLARSEQQADGLARAARKALDEQTVLAARQRTARDEVRARLKDVEGLLASLSLDQLAELARLEGEGTAKAQRELLATGALSGVRAPSEEGEQALRYAVGQLGKPYVWGAEGPGSYDCSGLTSQAWAHAGRAIPRTSQEQWAELPRVPLRSLRPGDLVVYFPKATHVAMYLGDGLVVQAPRPGARVKVSPIAANPLLGAVRPDPTAGPLSTYRPPKLPPGATGDGPDTGNDTETAPEV
- a CDS encoding styrene monooxygenase/indole monooxygenase family protein, with protein sequence MRRILIVGAGQSGLQLALGLQSKGYEVTLMSNRTADEIRSGRVMSTQCMFHTALQHERDLGLNFWESQAPRIEGVGVSVAAPDSSRAVDWVGRLDGFAQSVDQRVKMAGWMETFAQRGGQLVIHGAAVSDLDFFARTYDLVLVSAGKGELVSMFARDAARSPYAEPQRALAVAYVHGLQPRPEHPDFDAVRCNLVPGVGELFVMPTLTTSGRADILFWEGVPGGPLDVFQGVSDPGEHLSLTLELMERFTPWEYARATKVELTDAGGTLAGRYAPTVRNPVGRLPGGGLVLGVADVVVANDPITGQGSNSASKCAASYLASIEEHGDGAFDEAWMHATFERYWETAGPVVKWTNAMLGVPPEHVLQLIGAAGGLQPVADRFANGFDDPADFENFFFEEEKAKAYLAEVAEAAGAQPSDA